GCAGCAGCAGCAACGGCGCCTGATCCGCCGCCGGCCAGTTGAGCAGCAGGCCGACCACCAGGTCGTTCCAGACGAGGATGAAGGTCAGCACCCCCACCGCGACCACCGCGGGAACGCTCTCGGCCATCATCTGGACCATGGCGGAACGCCCTTCGGTGAGCGGTCGCCGCACCACCGGCCGCGGTACCGACATGAACGCGTTGCGCAGGAGCAGCACGCCCAGGGGAAGCACCAGCGCGGCGTGCACGAAGCCCAGGACCACGACGCTGCCCAGGGAGACGCCCAGCACCTTTCCCAGCGGTACGGCCAGCACCTGCGGCGGCAGCACGGCGAGCACGACCGCCACCCCGGTGACGATCCGCCGCGTACGGCTGGACAGCCGTTCGTGTGTCAGGGCGTAGGCGGCGGGGACGGCCATCAGCAGGACGACGGAGGCGACCAGTAACCCGCGCTGCGCCGTGGCCACCAGCGCTCCGGCGAAGGAACCGCCGTCGAGGGCTTCGGCGTACGAGCTCAGGCCGTAGCCTCCGGTCCACCATCCGGACACGGCCACCGCGTCCGGGGCCCTGAACGAGGTGAGCACGAGGACGGCGAACGGGAACGCCCAGAGCACGGTCACCGCCGCGGTCATGGCACGCAGCGGCCAGCGGGTGCGGCGCGCGGCGGGCGGGCTCGCCCTCCGTCTCCGCAGTCCCGCCTCCGGCCAGTCACGGCGGAGCCTCCACAGCACCAGCAGTGCCACCGCGGCGGCCAGCACGGTCAGCAGGACCGCCAGCGCCGACGCCCGTCCGTCTCCGAGATCGTCGCGGTGGCGCCACCAGAAGAGCCCCACCACGTCCACCTCGGGCTGGACCGAACCCGGCGCGCCCACCAGGATCAGGTCGAACACACGGACGGCGGCGGTGAGCATGATCAGCATCACCAGCGCCGCCGTGGGGAACAGCGCCGGGATCACCACCATGCGCAGGCGGCGCAGCCGCCCGGCGCCGAAGACGCGCCCCACGCGCAGGAGATCCGCCGGCATCTTGGCCAGGCCCACGTGGAAGACCAGGAAGGCCAGACCCGTCCACTGCCAGACGAACACCGTGCCGAGGACCAGCCAGATCCAGCCGGGCCCGGTGAAGAGCACGCGGTCGGCCAGCAGGGCGTTCACCATGCCCCGATGGGGGTCCGGGTCGAAGATCAGGCGGAAGGCCACCCCCGCCGTCAGCGGGGAGGTCACCGCGGGCAGCCCCAGCACGGTCAGCAGCAGCACGCGCGTGCCCCGCCCCGCGTCGCGGGCCAGCCAGGCCAGCCCGAGCCCGAGCGCGCAGACCACCGGAGCGAGCATCAGCCAGAGGGCGTTGTGGGACAGGGCCCGCCAGATCTCCTCATCGATCAGGACGTCCAGGTAGTTGGCCGGACCGGCGCCCTCGGTCACGCTCGCCACCACGGTCACGGCCAGCGGCCCGAGAAGGACGACGGACGCGAGAACGACGGCGGGCAGCAGGTGCCGCCAGGCGTCCCAGCG
This DNA window, taken from Streptosporangium album, encodes the following:
- a CDS encoding ABC transporter permease subunit, producing MTRDDLPGDLLFEATPHHDMRAPAKSSGHGRWDAWRHLLPAVVLASVVLLGPLAVTVVASVTEGAGPANYLDVLIDEEIWRALSHNALWLMLAPVVCALGLGLAWLARDAGRGTRVLLLTVLGLPAVTSPLTAGVAFRLIFDPDPHRGMVNALLADRVLFTGPGWIWLVLGTVFVWQWTGLAFLVFHVGLAKMPADLLRVGRVFGAGRLRRLRMVVIPALFPTAALVMLIMLTAAVRVFDLILVGAPGSVQPEVDVVGLFWWRHRDDLGDGRASALAVLLTVLAAAVALLVLWRLRRDWPEAGLRRRRASPPAARRTRWPLRAMTAAVTVLWAFPFAVLVLTSFRAPDAVAVSGWWTGGYGLSSYAEALDGGSFAGALVATAQRGLLVASVVLLMAVPAAYALTHERLSSRTRRIVTGVAVVLAVLPPQVLAVPLGKVLGVSLGSVVVLGFVHAALVLPLGVLLLRNAFMSVPRPVVRRPLTEGRSAMVQMMAESVPAVVAVGVLTFILVWNDLVVGLLLNWPAADQAPLLLLQQARYFATSAGGLAAQGVMMTAVPALLLFTTGKWLVRGLTQGVHR